The nucleotide window gcttctcttctttttctttttctctttcagttcagcccccttttttttaattttcatttccctccttttctttttcattctcaaactttttttttaataattgtctaGGTTTTAAACCGGTCAAGTCAActgaaatacattaaataaactCTCGTATGGTTTAGTTTTAAGCATGATTTAAGCAATAAATCAGGTCTAAGTATTTTTTTGTCGATCAcgtccttttatttttgtcaatttcattctcaaactttatttaCATGTTAGGTGAATTGTCTTTGGAGTAGCCAAATTAATTAGATCACATGGTAATTAATAACTttcatatagtttaattttaagttcAAGTAGACAAGTTAAATTgagaaattttcaaattaacttATTTGACCGCGTTTAATAGcaatactaaataattttttataacttgaatatcttttaaaaaaatcaattttactgCAACTTAACTCTCGATACTGGAAACTAGTTTATCTCTAATTTTCAATACTAAGTTAGAATATAATTTCCCGAGTTTAttgtaaaaaagagagagtaataTCTGTGtaagaattatttttcctttggcTTCGTGGGAAGTTGTCTTCTGGCTCTTTACTTTGATGACTTGGCCTgcacatttttttattggtgttcCCTTGTTGCTAAGAATAAGAATGAATgcagttaaattattttaaaaaaaacaaaactatgattTATTGGTAAGGAGaagaattattctttttataattttagtttttagttattgACATGGCTGAACCTAGACAAGGAAGAtcgaaaaaagacaaaaatctaTCAAAAATGGTCTAAATTCAATAACTTTaattaattcagtttttattattaattcaatatttttttttaatgtaatttgtCTCTCTAAGATATTTATCACTTCTTAAATAAGTCCAAAACCACTCTTTACGATGTAGGAAACTaagaataaatcaaaaaatcaaaaaataaagaggacAAATGATGAGATTGTCCGAATAATTAGGATCATATTTATCTAATTTGGAGGCTTTCTAGACATTAACTAGTTATAGTTAACTGACACTTCTATAAAACTTTCTAACTAAATCTTAACATtatctaataatatataaaaaaatcacgagTTTTTTTTAGCAGATTTATAACCATATTTATCAAAACCATTGCATGATCATATGTTTTATAGAATAAATATATGATTAGTtttatcaacaaattaaaaatatccctAAGTTTTGGTTCCAATATAAATTGAACAAACACTCTCAAATGttcaagaacataaaagatGACACGTGTTTCaccaccatatatatataccaaattaaaaatgtttttaaaaaaaattaattttttttttaatttttaattttattttaaattaatatctttttggtgttttcaaattattttgatgggataatgtcaaatataattttaaaaaaataaaaaaaacattattttaatataattttaaataaaaaatattttaaaaaacaattataacaacACCCtcaaataatgatattaaaagcAGCTATGTCTGCAGTAAAAAAAGACTATATTTACAGTAAACATGGCAGCTTCCAAGTCTATACATGAAGAGTAAACTTGCCTTGTACTTCATCTTGTTAATTAGTCACCATCATGGTGGCTAAATTTCTTCGATTAATAATATCCCTctcgtttatatatatatatatatatataaaaagaagaacggtaaacatggtttattttttttctcttcttgacAGCAGGTTAGCAAAGATGGCGGCTTCCAATTCATTATTGATAAAGTGGGCTCTTAGAAAACTATTTTAAACTTGACATTTTTGTGAGTTTAGCCCACTTTTATGTAACCTGACCCCGCTCTTTGGCATTGTAGTTCAAATCAAACATGTTTGGATATCTTCCAAGTGGCTTGAAATTACAACtattaaatgaatgttttttttttatttatttttagtgttataTATCGTATAATTTAGATGTGTGATGtcaaatatgaaagaagtatattaaaaaattattcaaatatatttttaaagtataaattaCCTTTAAAAAGCATTGTATACCATAccatgatatcaaatatttaatgGATTAATTAGAGagataatttattgatttagaccctaacttggatttaggtaGCTGTTCAACGTGGAAAAAACAAcccctaaaataatattatttaaaaggtttttttaaacaaaaacatctATTTAAATCAACCTGAATCGATCCTTGTCCCGTGTCTTAAAACCATTTAGCGTGAATGCCGACTATCTTAACTATGCTCTAACCTCACTTAATTATAACTAATCTAAACTGTTGTCTTGTCCAACACAGTCACCTTATGTATCAGTGCTCGCATGCAATTTTTCAGATTCTGAGGTGGCTTGCGTGAGCTGCCATAAAATGACTTCAGACttaatttcttctctctctcagtCAAATGAGACTAAGTTTTTTGcttaaacaagtttaaaaggATACATCATTCCATAATCCTAATGTTTGAATTCAAGAAGTTAATCAGGAAGGAGATTAATTATAGACAATCTGGCCAATCTCTCAAAATTCAACtcagttaattataatttagttacTTACTGCTGGTTATGGTTACTGCTGGTGGTAAAAATAGTAGCagtaattaattgaatttaaattgattaCCAATCGCATAGGAGGACGCAGAAAACTTGACAGCCtcatctaattaattattaagtgGCCCATCATCTACgatgctttttaattaaaaatattaaaataatatatttttatattttttaatttttaatatcatcattattaaaatatatttttccaaataaaaattaatttgaaaaacagattataatataaaaacagaGAAATATTTGAATCACAACTTCTTAAAAAAGTGAATTACACAACAACAATTTGTGTCTAtactattaatttttattttcttgataaaaatctattcatttttttaattaaaaataacattacgCACAATTGAAGACATGCACCCTCTTTACTCATTTCTTGTTCAAGTAATTATGGAATTAATTCTATGAATTgtggttaaatttatttttctgattcGGTATCTATAATTAAATTAGAGAATTCAAGAGAATAATACTTCCTACATTGACTTTGAGTATTATTGGCCTAAAATACTCATTTAATATCTTATAtataacttcttcttcttcgtttttagaaatattttgtaTCTTATTACTTATTCGTACTTGTATATAATATTAGCcaacaacacaaaaataaaatattttaagaattctAGCTCGTCAAATCATGCTTacaatttataatctatttttaatatagtagaCTGCAACTAATCCTTTTGCTTTATATGCCAAAGGCATTCATTGCATCCATCACAAAGTCCAATACTCTCTTTCTCTTGTACAAGTCACCAATCCTTCTCATCATCGGTGTTCTTGGCAAAATGGGGTGCAAATCATCAGACAAGCCAAAGCCAAAGCTACGGCACAGGAAAGGCTTGTGGTCACCTGAAGAAGATCAAAGGCTTGGAAACTATGTCTTTCAACATGGCCATGGATGTTGGAGCTCTGTCCCCATTAATGCTGGTAATTTTCCTCCCCTCATTATTCACCAGTTTCGTGCATTGCATACCAACATGCCATTTAGCTAATGTACTTCAATTTGAATGGgaattagtaattaaaaaaaaataatttaatttgtgatGATTTTAAGCACCTAGCTAGCTATTCTCATATATAgcaatatatattagttttcaagatttgttttcATAGAAACAGGTGTGCTATGTTGTATCCTATAGCATTGCTAAAAAGGTTGCATGTGTTCTTATATTTCCAGAAACATTGCATTTTTCTTGAGCATGAGTGACCCAACTTAGATGAATCATTACCAAGAACTTTTCAAGGGCTGGACAGAATTTTCATTTTGGTGGGAGTAATTTAACTTATTGTTGAGTCTGTGTGCTATGGTTTCTGTGATCAATTATTTTAAGATGATTGTTgacagttaattttttaataattttctctgTTAAAACAAATGGCCAAGCTGTAAGTGAAGAGTCATCAGAGTTACTGACAAGTCTTCACGGTTCTTGAGTAAAGCCAAGCTTAAGAGTTACCTGCTTCTCATCAACTGGCTGATTCAGTTGGCTGATCATTAATTCTTTGGttaattatttagaaatttagaTGACTGCCTGCATCATCAAAACATCATTTGTAGCAGAATCTCTAAGTTTCAAGGGaaaaagaatgatgatgaattaccgttaaaataactaaaaagccATTTGTCAGTTGACTTTCTTAAGGTCCTGATCATGAAGCGGTAGTGTTAAGTAATTATTGCACTAATGCAGGCTTGCAGAGGACTGGGAAGAGCTGCAGATTAAGATGGATTAATTACTTGAGACCAGGACTGAAAAGAGGGGCGTTTTCTACAGACGAAGAAGAGACAATCCTGACCCTTCATCGCATGTTAGGCAACAAGTAAGTAggattcattaaaaataacctCTCTTATGGCCTTAAGGACCACTCTTAACACCTTTCTGCTATTAGGTGGGATGCCCCATCAATGAGAATTAATAAGTAGGAGAGTAGGATTTGGATGATCATGGACATTTTaggtcaaataataaaaatttacaagaaattCTGATAATATAGATTATTGCCAAGATGCTAGCCTAGCATGTATTCTTTGAATTGTCTGGCAAGTGCCTCCACCAAATCAAGCCACGTTTTGTTTTGATGATACTCGACAGGGATTTTTTTATAACCAGATAACATACCATTGTAGATCAACTTGTAGTTTGAAACCTTTACAATGATGCAAGGAAACTAGAATATGATTCCATTTAAAATCCTTGAATTCAATGCGCCCGAAGCACCATAGGATTTGTGTTTCTGAATTTGTCATAACCACTGCATTATTACCTTCCTTTGTATTCATAGAGAGGAACTGATATATGGAGACAATCTGTATTGGAATGACTAGGTGGTCTCAAATTGCACAGCATTTGCCTGGAAGAACAGACAATGAGATAAAGAACCATTGGCATTCCTATTTGAAGAAAAAGTTGTTCAAAGCTGAAGGAATGGAATCTCCTAATAAGACTCAATCTGCCAGCTCAAACTCAGACAATATGGATCTTTCACCCTCTCCCAAAAGGCTTAAAATGCAAAGTCCTGAATCGTCAATGAATATGGAAAAACCATCAACTGATATCGACCGGCCGGTACTTCCACGGATGTTCGACTCTCTTAAAGAACCCAACAGAAGCTCCTTATTACCAAAGGTTATGTTTGCTGAGTGGCTCTCACTTGACAGCTTTGCAAGTTCAGGTGAGCCTGTGGTTTCAAAGAGTACATTCGATCATAATCCAAGTTTCCAAGACACTAGTTTCATGCATCATTACTTACTGGAAGAAGGAGCATTTGGTGGCGACTATCAAAATTCTCTAAGCGATGGTTCGAGCGGCGACATTTTTAGTTCAGAATTCAAATTTGAAAGCCAGAGTCCAGGAAATGAGTTTGATTTTAGCTCTGGAGAGGATTTATGTAGTGAATTCAACTTCCGTAATATTGGTGATGTGATGTACATATGAGGGCTTAGTTCCCAAAAGCAACTGCAAGGAAGAATAACTTCTGATtatacaaaaaagaagaaaaaagaagatgattGATACTCAAATAAGAAGGCCTGCAGGAAAGGAATTTGTAGCTAGCTAGGCCCCTTCCAGTTCTTTCCTCAAAACCAGGCGTGTAGATAATGTAATAGGCTTTAGCAATTGTTGAATTTGTGGTTATTCTTCCATGGAGTTGCTTTTGGAGGCACTTTGATTGTTTCAAGAATAAAGAATATGTCAATTTCTTGTCTCTTGATGATGCAAGTTCTGTTTAGTTGGTGTCTCGAGATAGAAGGTACATATACAAAAagacataaacatgtttggttaGAGGACATAAACTTCTCAAGCTATCCCTCTGGATCTCCCTGTTCCAAGAGGTACATGGATATGTGTCTCCTCTATCTTCGTTTCTTCTGTCTCAAGACAGTAACAAAACCTTACCTTAAACATTTGATACAAAGGAAAAACTCAAAAGGGTTTAGGACTGCTGCAAGTAATAAATTAGATGAACAAACAAGTGCAAGAAGAGAATAATCCATGTTATTGAAAGCGTTTATATCCGTTGACTTTTGATAAATTCAGAACTAAAAATTCAATACCGGCACTAATGCCAGCACAGGCGTAGGGCTGTAAATGGAGGAATCAAAGTTTTTCTGCCTAATCCTGGGATTTATTAATGTGCATTGGAGATTAGAACGAATATAATATTCCTAAGTAGGTACTGACTCGCATTGATTAGTGCTCAAGTTCacaaagaagatgatgattCAAAGCATTACATAATCAAGCACAAGACAATTTtttgtgcataaaaaaaatatttacagacATTGATGGATCATTTTATAAACGGACGTTGTCCACTAAGATTTCtgatgatgattatttttttcatggtatAGCTTGAACTCTTTCATGAGTTCTAGATGATAAAATTATCTGTGAGAACTAGGCTTGCCCATAACAGGATAGCAGCAACTGCAACAATGGTTGTAATTGGTGTCCATTTCAGTGCAATCACCTGATGGGGTGGCATATTATATGTTATGATTCTGATAAAAGAAAATGGTAACCTTATGTTTGTTGCTGAAAA belongs to Populus nigra chromosome 18, ddPopNigr1.1, whole genome shotgun sequence and includes:
- the LOC133678286 gene encoding transcription factor LAF1-like yields the protein MGCKSSDKPKPKLRHRKGLWSPEEDQRLGNYVFQHGHGCWSSVPINAGLQRTGKSCRLRWINYLRPGLKRGAFSTDEEETILTLHRMLGNKWSQIAQHLPGRTDNEIKNHWHSYLKKKLFKAEGMESPNKTQSASSNSDNMDLSPSPKRLKMQSPESSMNMEKPSTDIDRPVLPRMFDSLKEPNRSSLLPKVMFAEWLSLDSFASSGEPVVSKSTFDHNPSFQDTSFMHHYLLEEGAFGGDYQNSLSDGSSGDIFSSEFKFESQSPGNEFDFSSGEDLCSEFNFRNIGDVMYI